A region of Stigmatopora nigra isolate UIUO_SnigA chromosome 6, RoL_Snig_1.1, whole genome shotgun sequence DNA encodes the following proteins:
- the iqce gene encoding IQ domain-containing protein E isoform X6 — MSAVASDTQTDEDIEVLTQQKKSGKPPIFLISCAGSPYRSSLSMNHRKVALSAWKLPRASFCDTPGGEMGPARFTSLSNNHVTVAREKEEMYNEITLLKKSLHEQKSDNQKMKVKLRRLEEDNVKREKQLEELLDPTNRSEYIRSLVDKKHEGSVVINGLKQRILKLEQQCRERETAIGNLQSELRATNLYEMRTTIRNYYEEIQRLRLLLDASEKSGLSESKAFRKQQRALSSTVLRLSEDLKQLQLENTKLREELDTESPAAGIKGYKEWSKHRLLRRLIDLEKRLEERNALKARYRLDQPCQTPSSTVEQKEVQTTLPECLDLAVQTMSVFTVDAVTETLEEDNVSGLKGCLEQLEAERSQLQEELSNNEEEVRWLRNQQQAEEKSRQEHNDEVEELKREKEELEERLERWRIEQTSNREIEQRRHREEVLQLNMEKEQEAEEWRCQMHKERQKQEKKLRQLRAMVQSLKDRGSKSCDAGAFDDEADGVDQDDDGQEGLKPDQENPVFRRKSTSEVLQAGDSTIPQDGETLDEGSLVSIQAAFRGHLARSQYIAQSLQGGASSEFEDNTGATSVKTCLDEEEELLPVSRNPKTLTPTKEVDAVDADSEHSDSDDSDDIIVAESYPRRKREARIM, encoded by the exons ATGTCAGCGGTGGCGAGTGACACCCAAACAGATGAAGACATTGAGGTGCTG acaCAACAAAAGAAATCAGGAAAGCCTCCCATTTTTCTCA TCTCTTGTGCAGGATCTCCATACCGCTCCAGCCTTAGTATGAACCACAGGAAAGTGGCATTATCGGCTTGGAAGCTGCCAAGGGCTTCCTTTTGTGACACTCCCGGTGGAGAGATGGGCCCAGCTCGCTTCACGTCCCTCAGCAACAACCACG TTACAGTGGCCCGAGAGAAGGAAGAGATGTATAATGAGATCACACTCCTCAAAAAG AGTCTCCACGAGCAGAAGTCTGACAACCAGAAAATGAAAGTCAAACTTCGGCGCCTGGAGGAAGACAACGTAAAAAGGGAAAAGCAGTTGGAGGAGCTTCTTGACCCCACCAAT AGGTCCGAATACATACGAAGTTTAGTGGATAAGAAGCATGAGGGCAGTGTG GTGATAAATGGGCTGAAGCAGAGAATACTGAAGCTAGAGCAGCAATGTCGAGAAAGGGAAACCGCCATTGG TAACCTGCAAAGCGAGTTAAGGGCCACCAACCTCTATGAGATGAGGACAACTATCAGGAACTATTATGAAGAG ATCCAGAGACTGAGGTTGCTTTTGGATGCTTCAGAAAAAAG CGGTTTATCAGAGAGTAAAGCGTTCCGCAAGCAACAGAGGGCGTTGAGCTCTACTGTACTACGTCTGTCCGAGGACCTCAAGCAATTACAACTGGAAAATACCAAGCTCAGAGAGGAGCTAGACACTGAGAGTCCTGCCGCTGGCATTAAAG GATACAAAGAGTGGAGCAAACATCGGCTTTTGAGGAGACTGATTGACCTGGAAAAG AGGCTGGAAGAGAGAAATGCTCTAAAAGCCAGGTATCGATTAGACCAGCCTTGTCAGACTCCATCCTCCACCGTTGAGCAAAAGGAGGTTCAGACCACCCTACCTGAGTGCCTGGATTTGGCCGTCCAGACCATGTCTGTCTTCACTGTGGACGCGGTAACAGAGACCCTCGAGGAAGACAACGTGTCAGGCCTAAAAGGATGCTTGGAGCAGTTGGAGGCGGAGAGGTCGCAGCTGCAAGAGGAGCTGAGCAATAATGA ggaGGAAGTCAGATGGCTGCGGAATCAACAGCAAGCAGAGGAAAAATCACGGCAGGAGCACAA CGATGAAGTCGAGGAGTTGAAGAGGGAAAAAGAGGAATTGGAAGAGAGACTGGAACGCTGGAGAATTGAGCAAACCAGCAACCGAGAAATAGAGCAAAGGCGGCATCG GGAAGAAGTGCTACAGCTGAACATGGAAAAAGAACAAGAGGCTGAAGAATGGCGTTGTCAAATGCACAAAGAACGACAGAAGCAAGA aaaGAAGCTGAGACAGTTGAGAGCAATGGTCCAGTCTCTGAAGGATAGAGGAAGCAAATCCTGTGATGCCGGTGCTTTCGATGATGAGGCGGATGGCGTTGACCAAGATGATGATGGACAGGAAGGTCTGAAGCCAGATCAGGAGAACCCTGTCTTTAGGAGGAAGTCCACAAGTGAG GTTCTTCAAGCTGGAGATTCCACCATTCCACAGGATGGAGAAACCCTAGACGAAGGCTCTCTTGTCAGCATCCAGGCTGCGTTCCGTGGCCATCTAGCTCGCAGTCAATACATTGCACAGAG TTTGCAAGGAGGAGCGTCATCAGAATTTGAAGACAACACAGGTGCAACATCTGTTAAAACGTGCCTGGATGAGGAAGAAGAGCTGTTGCCCGTCTCCAGGAATCCCAAAACCCTGACGCCGACAAAAG AGGTGGATGCAGTCGACGCTGACTCGGAGCACTCGGACTCCGACGATTCGGATGACATCATCGTAGCCGAGTCCTACCCTCGCAGAAAAAGAGAGGCCAGGATCATGTGA